The genome window ataatctaatggtgcttatttgttcaatataggatccgatggataaaaataattttttgacggtgtgatttatacgattctataattaaaatttgcaggaaaaatttattttggattaaaaaaaccaaaaacacatggaagacataatttgttttggattcggaaaaaaaattataaacatgcaagtagatgtcagtttcctaatagaacagaatttaattttgttctaatttaacggtgtttatttgttcaatatacgatccaacggatgataagcttttggaccataggaccatgcgaccaaattatctcccttacgcttattatataataagtatataattggataaaaaggAGAACCCACTTAGCAGTCCAGTCCAGGCCCGTCTGTTTCATGAACATCATATGTTGTGCTAAATAATAGCCCGtcaaaataaaagttattttaattttttatacataatttaaggtacaaaaagaatataatcttattttcaatttttccctgaataaaatataaatatatttataaaaaattaaaagctaatataaaaaatatattttctttacgTAACAAGTTACATAGGAAAAATGAACGtctatttattttaaagtaGAAGAATACTCTATCGTTTACACtatcttttcaaaaatataaatattaataatatatatttttgattagaatatatttaactcgaaaacaaataaaaattattatataattcttCTTAATTTTTAACCCCACCACCTTCGTCCCAgacaattctttacgtttgatttgtgcacggaggttaagaaatatgtataaagtagtggaaaagtgaaagaaaaaataggtgaagtggtgggacctattgatttttaatgtataaataaGAGATGGTGGAGTAAAAGTTGTGTGAAAggaagtaaaagtagtgtgaaaaggatagaaaagttgggaagtggtgggatcTATCAACTATTTTAGGTAAGTTCTGAAATGTAAATAATTGGATGAAATATCTAAAAACAAAACTATAAGAGcagtccaagagtgtcctagttcaagccccaaatataatataaaatatcatgtcctagtaatttaggacatactTTAGTaatttgaactccaacaatgtgccttattctcgcaatatgtctaatattttattattaaaaactctttttcatcattaaagcataatataaaagtagagagagaaagagagtgttgatgagaatttataataaaatatagaataggACAAGGAGAGATGTGGCCCAAAAATAGGGCTTGGggaggttgtcctagtgatatagagcatcactaggacattgttggatcaagttttttcatcaattgccctaaattataacttaggacatgagatagagcatctcttCGACTTGCTCTAAAGAATCTGGCGGGATTGAAGGAGTATTTTACTCGAATACAAACACAAAttatatagagtttttatatatGGACAATTTCTCTTCTTATTTAActggaaaacaaaatataaCCGACATAAAAATGATCCAATAACAATTGAGTTACGCTGACGTGTCAAATTCCTATTGGTAAAAACACACATGTCTTACATTGTCAAAGACTTCGattacatacatatacacacagatGTACATCGAGTTTGAGTCCATACTGTACTCCAATGAAGACGAGTCcatcacttcttcttcttctcttggCTATTGCCACCACACTCTCAGGTACTACTCAGCACTCAGTACACACACGTATATTTTTTACTAGAATCCGCTCTAATAAATCTCGTAATGAGCGAGAATCGAACCCAAGACCTGGTTATAGAGCTTATTATTATAGTTTAGGTTGATTTATTGATGTTGTTTCACTTGATTTTCAGTTTATGCTGCCAAGTCGAAGGATGTTACTGAACTTCAGATCGGGGTCAAGgtcatttttcttttattttgtagtttttattttattttgtagtttttgtttgtttttttagtttatttagtTTTGTTATGTGTGTTTGATTTTTGATCTTGTTTTGTTATGATtgcataaataatttgattgtGATGAGATGTAGTAGTTTCTGCTAGTATATAATTGCGATAAAATTGATGTGTTGGAGCACTTAATCAGAATTCAGAGCCAGATGAATATTGGGTTCTAAAtggttttattataatttcgGTTGCTTGTAGTGTAGATATGCTTTTGAGaattaaattattgatttgCTGATTGCTAGTCTACTTAATTGAGCAAAGATTGGAGGGTTTTGTTGATTTGTGATCACATTCAGTAGCGATGTTTTTAAATCTCCTTCTGTTATGCTTAACAACATTCTTTTGTTGCTACAGTTTAAGCCTCAGTCTTGTGACATCAAGGCCCATAAGGGTGATAAAATCGGAGTACATTACCGGGTTAGATTCTGGTACCTTTGTATAGTCGTATGATTTATCGGCCATATAAGGTTCAACATCTATGCTGTGAATAATAAACTTACCTAATTCAATATACTGCGGAATTCAAATCGGAAGGCTTCATGTTAAGCAGTCTCCTAATTGGTAGCTACTAGCTAGGGcatcattttatttatatttgggtTGTGATTATGCTAGCGTGACAAAATAAATACACGTGAATGATATAATGTTGCCACTTTTCCGCCCAGTTTTATATCCTCTCTGCGACCTTGTATATGACATGAATAATCTGTCTGGTCACTTTGAACTGTTTGGTAATTCGATGATATCCTCAATTAAGTAGCCTCTCGTTTAGTGTCTTATCACTACCAGAAGCTGATTAACATTTAATATCGCAGTGCAGAATAAGTCATTTTGGTAATCAAAAGAAGGCAGGATTATAAACTTTTGACTTCTGCCAACTAGCTTTCTGGGAAGAAACCTGTCTAGTGTTTATGGTTGTTAGAATAAATGTTGATTTCTTACCTATTTTTGCAGGGAAAACTCACTGATGGAACTGTGTTTGATTCTAGCTTTGAAAGGGGTGATCCCATAGAGTTCGAGCTTGGTACCGGTCAAGTGATTAAAGGCATGTAAAGTTACCTAATTCTCAAATACTTTGTTTTCCTTTTGTTATATTGTGACACAAGTAACGGGATAAATTTACATAGAATTTCAGCTAAGAaccaatatcaattttttttttttggtttataCTGACCTCATTTTGCTTTCTCCATCATGAGTTTGTTAAATTTTACTAGATTCACTGTGTCTTCCAGGCAGTTTGTTTGTTATTCCTGTTGTTTCAAACTCGTAGTTAAGCATTGCATTCCTGATATCACCTTCCATTTGTTTATCATTGTATAACGAGTTTCTTGCTTTCAGGATGGGACCAAGGACTCTTAGGTATGTGCGTGGGTGAGAAGCGAAAGTTGAAAATACCCGCTAAACTTGGTTATGGAGCACAAGGTTCCCCACCCACCATCCCAGGTGAGGATTTCTCTTGCCACTCAACTTCTGAATTTAGAAAAATCAGATTTATACGCTTAATGACTATTTAAACATATAATACTTGTTTTTTGGCAAATATAGCCGGCCACAAGTGAATACTGAACAGTTAAACAATATAAGGAAGTTGAATAGTATGGGTGTTTGAATGTGAAAATAGAGCTGCAGAAATTTCTGTGCGCAATATTAAGGAAATAGCTGATGTAAAAATAAATGCACaacattgatatttttttttttaactaggGTTGGCGCCGTAAGTAACGATAGTGACAATgaattttgttaattaattcaATACTATACAATTTACAAAGATCTTTGTGTTTACAAAGACTGGTCCTTGAACTACAAGTTCCAACAAGCACCAAGCTTTTAACTCATCTGCATAGTCTAGGTCAAGGATTTTTGTGTAAGAATTTCTCATcaaagacataattttttttatagcttTCGTATACACTATGAACACAAATGGCTCttttaaatattgatttgtaCTCCGGAACCATCCATAGGAGCCTTGATGTGGGACCTGTTGCACTGGGTATGAACTCTTATATGGGGGAGAAATGATATGAATCTTCCTGCTTAATATTTCTGCTACATCTTTCAACAATAAGAGCCAGACCTCATATAGCATAATCTTGAGTGTTAGAATTATATATCCAAGAACTAAAATGACACACTAACTAAAAACCTTTTATTAATCTGCACATCTTTGAGATCATTTACAAATTCACAGTTGTTCATTTTACTTGAACAAGTTTTCATATCATTTTGATTCTTCTGATAGCTAGACACCCTGAATAGTAAGtcttttgtttatttctttGCTGACTAGACTTCTTGGATAGGGATGCTTGAATTTGTATCTCCGCAAAGTGAAATAAGCTGCCCATTGTATACAGCAtgtagtataatatatttactttGTTTTCCATCGAGTATTGATCCCAAACattattttccaaattttataaCCAgcttatgattatatttatagttTGTCTAGAAATATTAAATTTCTTATTAGCATATAAGGGAAAGAGTAAATGATATATGAGAAATGTGCATTACGTTGTCATTAGAACTGATAGGGCAATAATTGGTAACCTCATGGAAGCAGTATCTGACACCTGGCATTGTAGACCGTAAACATGGTTgcattttgttatttattgttGCTTTATATTAAACTTCTATCAACTCGAGTAAAGCCGCGCATAAATTAGCAAGTAACTGTAAAAGTAAAAGCATGACTTTAATATCACTATCAACAAATTTGCTtatgctttgcaggtggtgcaACACTTATATTTGACACCGAACTCGTCTCTGTCAATGGAAAGCCATCAACAGGCAATGCAGATgatgaagttgaagaagatagtGAAGAACTATAATCAGAGAGTACTCTTGACATTTAAGTTTCTTGCTAGTTAAGTTTTTTTGTATTCCAATACAACTGTTTGTACCTTGAGCCGTTCGATTAAGTACTTGCTAGCTTTTTTCTTGTATGATGCCTTGATTAGCATATTCTAATTCTCATGAGCATTTagtttctctctttttttctctGGATATCATGTTGAAAAGAAACTGAAAGAAGCTTAGATAATTGTTCGGGATGATTTGTGGAGAGTGTGCACAAATTGTCAATGCTCGTTCCATTTGAATTCCGAAAATACGAACTTCGTATTAATGTTCGTtccattatatacttatatataataagcgtaagggagataatttggtcgcatggtcctctggtccaaaaacttatcatccgttggatcttatattgaacaaataagcaccgttagattggaacaaaattaaattctgttctagaaggcaactgatatctacttgcatgtttataatttcttttctgaatccaaaacaaattatgtctttcacatgtatatgattttttttaatcctaaataaatatttcctaccagttttattcgtagaatcatataaatctcaccgtcacaatttttttataatatattttaaaattaataagccggatttatgtgaggaacagataaaaaactttttcttaatccaaaatagattctaccttcttattgcatatttatgattccttttcttaattcaaaacaaattatgtttatcaattttaatttagaaccatataaattttttgaaaaatatttaaatcacattataataattttaatataaaatacatttattaatataatctaataggagctggcataacgtattccactcaaaatatattaaaatttaataaataaaatttaatactttggcatgatacatacgagaaaaggaattgcttgattaaaataatttatttgaaaccattaatggctgtgatgatgtatttaccaaagttctaacttacaaacaaatcacaatttcgaattttattttattgaaaattttaatttattatttataaattaaattttttcacaccatttaaaatatatttaaaaagtttataaataattaaaaagctcgcTAGTATTAATAGCAAGAATATAAGCTTAGCTTATATTATGGCTTAGGTTAGCCGAGAAGATTTTTTTGCATCTTCTAACTGACATAGAAACTGTGCTTTGGATAACAGATGTACTATGAAGTATGAATAGATCTGCTGACCTCTGGGAGAAGTACTGAATTTGGACTTGTTTGGGCCATTTGCTTTCAAACTAGGCCAGTAAGGCCCTTTTCTTATGTAGTATTTTTTTCTACAAAAGAGTTTATATTTAACAAGCTTGTCAAGCATAGGCCCAACAAAGAAGTCCAACTCATGGTTCTGCAAAGTGAAAGCCCTTTTTCCAAAAGTTTATGATTTGAATACtctcaataatatataatcataaattatttataccaACTTATTTAAATATCACACAATTGCACTATATGATTACTCTTTCattaattgatttaaaaattcggGGACAAATCTGTCACCAACCATCTACTATAACTTGTTGTTTAACTCTTCtctgcaaaaataataattaccaaGGAATCTTTCTTATAAAGAAATAACAAGAGTAATCAATCAGAAAGCCAATAATACAGttcttaataaaataatacaagGCTGCAGTATAGATATCTTTTGTTAATCCccaaaatttaatttaacaaCTGCCCTTTCATTTTATATTCACTTTATTTAAAAGAGCATCTTTGCATGCATGGATCCACTAGATTTTTGCCCTTTTTCCTGTTCACACTGTTTCATATTAGGtagatttgattttttaatcctttttagattaaaattaatGGATTAGTTACCGAACCTGGACTCTCGTATGATTCATTAATAAATCaccttatttataataataatcaaaattaaagaaatatatagCAAAATATCGAATATCAAATTATCTGTATTTAAAATCATGATCGTAGAGTAGAATCTTGTGCATGCTGACGAATGCTCAGGGTTTGACAactacttattttaaaaaataagctcTTATTTTTcgaatatagatgttaaaaaatgttttatatttgttatttgacGAAAACATAAGGacttactttaaaaaaataaaattttatacatttttcttcatAAATAAGCCCTTACTTCGGTACGATAATATCcgggtgtgtatatatacagattcacaaataaaacagcATAACTTAAAAGACCACTCATATGTTGAGtaatttaagaaaaaagattaaaataaaatttgagataCCTAACATTTTAATTAGGGGTGAGTATTCGGAAATTTGgttaccgaaccgaaattattttggaTATCCAAATTTCCAAAAATGTGAAATTTCATTTCCAaataccgaaccgaattaatttCGGATGGAAACCAAACCATTAATATTAATCCGGATTGGATTCCAAACTTTCCAAAAAACCAAACAACAAAAAGTATCATATAACACAACCTTAATTGTGCATATAACACAAACTGCATgtgtataacaaaattaaaaagaaaatgaaattcttaaaatgaaattataatattcattcTAGACCGTATTAACTAGTCAAACTACAGGAACATAAGGCaccatttatttaaataaaacaaagtgcaaatcataatttatctcagagaaataaattgataaatcatagcttaTTAGAGACAACCAAATGATAAACATACACATAGATAATGTTTGAAATTTGATATTGTTTATTATGTTTCAAAAAAACCTAAAGGATAAGTTACAACATAACTATATAAATTAGTAGATGAAAATAGTATAAAAGatatttattacaaaattttggatttttgattaattcggATAAATCCAAAAGTCcgttttaaaaaaccgaaattccgAAATTATCTAAAAACATTCCATATaccgaattatattttatcggtTCGATATCCGAACCAAAATATTTCGGATATATCCATTCGGTATATGGATACccgaaccgaatgctcacccctaatttTAATATCTACGGTATATTTTGCTTATCTTATTTTTCCTCTTGGCACAGTAAGAAGA of Daucus carota subsp. sativus chromosome 3, DH1 v3.0, whole genome shotgun sequence contains these proteins:
- the LOC108214200 gene encoding peptidyl-prolyl cis-trans isomerase FKBP15-1, which encodes MKTSPSLLLLLLAIATTLSVYAAKSKDVTELQIGVKFKPQSCDIKAHKGDKIGVHYRGKLTDGTVFDSSFERGDPIEFELGTGQVIKGWDQGLLGMCVGEKRKLKIPAKLGYGAQGSPPTIPGGATLIFDTELVSVNGKPSTGNADDEVEEDSEEL